CATAATCTTTTGGTGATCTGTCTCTATGGTTTCTCAGGGATGTTGACATCACAAAGAGTTTGGACTACTCATCTGCAATAGCCGTTCTCGGATTCTCACTCATCGTATCCATCCTAAAAACCTTTGATGTTCGGGTGGAGGCTGCAAGAGTCATGGTATCCGCTCCAGTACTAGCTTTAGTCACCACCCACGTACTGTACATTAACTTCTACAAACTTTACTATGGTATACAGAGAACTCTTTCCCCTATCTGAAACCAgttccattttttttctctgtatTCTTTGTGAGTTCAATGTTGTTTACAGGTTGGAACATGATTGTGTGTGTGGCCATGGGAGTCGCTCAGCTTTTCCTATGGGCAAGATGGGCAGCTGTTTCTAGGCATCCTTCTAATTGGAAACTATGGGTGGCTGTGATAGCTTCAGGTTTAGCTATgcttttagatatatataactTCCCTCTGTATGGAGGCTACTTTGAAGCTCACTCTATTTGGCACCTCGCCACAGTTCCTCTAACCATTCTCTGGTGGAGTTTTATTAGAGACGATGCTGAGTTCAAAACTTCTAGTCTTCTCAAGAAATCTAAGACAAAGGTGAAGTAAGTTTACTTACAAGTGCAGAGGTTTCTTGAGCgttttcaatgttttttatTCAGAGATTTGACTTGGCCTTGCTTTTGGTCAATTGAGTCTTAAGACTTTTGTCAATCTTTTTGGAGTCTTAAGACTTTTGTTAATATTATGAGAAAATCTTGTGATCTATATATGATTGtgttaataaaatttgattttacatAAATTGTGTGAATTGTagggtttaatttaattaaacaaaattagcTTTAATAACCATTCATACAAAATCTAAAGTATTTCAATAATTTCATGACACCATATTAACCATTGCGCAAAGTCACTTAAAACAATTGCAGCAAGGAACCACAAGTCGaaagccttggtcagtttataTACATTTACTCATGTTTGATACAATAATGTTccatattgaaaaaaatatatttttcggAAGCGCGGGACTACGCTCCTAGATGCTTTTGGTGGGTTGGACGATCATTGGGTTGAATTAATAACAGGAAACCTAGAAGCTCTCCCGACGATGAAAAATAAAACGACCTAACGGTTGAGTTAGAAGCACAGAAAACTAATGTTCCAAGGCCCACCAAATTTCAAACCTAAACAATTTAAGCccaatttattttcttgaaacatAAAGCTATAccaatttctttttttggtctgcgattgaatttttttttaaaaaccgcaaaaccatttttattaaaaaaatcgcTAAACCTCTATACTAAATAGTTATATagcaatataaatatataaatatcttcacttattactttaattttacaaaaaagacTACGTTTGAGAAGTTTCACAATAAAATCCGTGTAAACtaagaaaactattttatttactgtacatatacatttaaaaaatttaaaatcaaaatttaaacccTTTCCTTTACACTATTTTAACCGTAACTTAACAACTACAATGTTCAGTTATCTTTGATCATTTTTACGCTAgaggtcaatcaaatctataccaatataagattaaaaaaataacaacgaAATGAATACTATGGTCATTGTTAGATCTACCTAATCAACATGTATAACTTTCAATCCTCTATTCGTAGACAATTATAGACAACATGATAAAattaacttttatcaaaaaaacaaacaatacaaTTACATACACAAAACAACACAATGCATCGACAACGTACCCAGCTCTGCGCTTGCGCGGAGGCTAAACCTCTAGTTTCATTAATACTATAGTCCCctaattttattaacaaaagttttaacgatgtttaatgtttttttacaaaactatgataaataataaatagactattataaaatctataattctacatgttttagatctGACTGCACTACCTTGAAGTGTCTTATAAGATTTGCCTCTGATGGTATTTTTCATATCATACTGAAAATTTCatacaaataatttctttttattaatttgcCTAATTCGTTTTAGTATACCTCAAACTTAGTCATCcttattatagaaaattaaGAGGTGTCTTGTTGTTTTTGTTGGTATTGGCAGACCATGATaacatgtaaaaaaaatatcttttctatttctataaatttttgtaatatataattaataatgataaattataaaatataaaataattaagtttcttgaattattaatttaaagttattagaaaattattatttcgtTATTTATAATTGAGATCTaatttattttcagaaaatttgAAAGCTAAAAAAGATTATTAACTAAAAATAGAAGGAATActaacaatttttgtttttggtaattTGGTTTGAAATATTTACTGcacatttcataaaaaaaattgttagaaTGTGGGAGTATCAATCTTTTTTTGTTGTGTTTACTCTGGAGCTTTCTCAGCTTTACCAACAAGCCCATTATCAGTCTCAGGCTGACTCAAACCATCATCTGTTTCTTGAAGAACTTCTGCAGAGTCTACCTTTGAATCAGAAGCTTTTACTTGCACTGGCTTAACGAGCTGGAGATCTGCAGTATCAGAAGCCTTCATTCGCATCGGTTTCATGAGCGGTGGAACTTGtgaagcagcagcagcagcagcattGGTTTCAGCAGCAGTGATTTCATCTTGAGCTTGAATCTCCATTGAATCTCTAAAAACTCTACTCAGGAAGCTCACGTCATCAGACATTACTCCAAATCCTCTCAACATCTTCGAACCAAGCTGTAGACTTGTCTGTGAACCAAACAGCAAAACAAAACTCACGTTCAGATCTAAACTCTCACTAACCAAAAAGATTCCAAAATGAGATTTTACCTCTGCATTTTCAAGAATTGCATCCGTGGCTCCTGCTTTCTTTAATTCAAGAAGATGCGGTAAATCTTGAGCTCTTGAATATATTTTAGTCTGGTCAAAAAGTTAAAAGCAACCACAGTTTAACTCCAAAGCTATAGCCATTGTTGGAACTTAACTGAAAGAGTAGTGGGATAATCGAACCGCAGGGAAGGCAAGACGGAGTCTCTCAACAGCTTCAGTGGTTCTCTTCTTGCCTTTATACATTATCATGATTGCTTTAGGAGATGAAACACCTGCAGATTGCAAAACCGATGGCCTAGATCCATCTCCATACAATATAGGGAAACCTTGTTTCCTTGACTCCTGccacaaaagaagaagagacaaaCCAGTTTATAACATGTCAACAAACAAAATCTCTGTGAAGCTGTGTTTTCAGACCTTCACTACAGCAGGATTAAGATCAAAACCAATATAAGGCCATCCCACGAGATCACTATCTACTCCTGAGACCAATGGCGTTGACAAGAAGTTTGCCAGAACCTGTATGAAACCACaacttcaactttttttttcccaGGAAAGATATGGAAAGTGATAAACTTTTTACCTGACCCATTTGTCCAAATCCAATGATGACGATTGATTCACTAACGTCGAAGTtcacttcttcatcttcattctGCAGAACATGTCCATATCAGGGTGATGGAATCGATGCAAAAAACACTATTGTTTAGAAACTTATAAAGATTACCTCTTCGTTACCAattttctcatcaataaaatcagCTGCCCTTCTTCCAAGTTGGTTAAGCGTTGGTGTTAACGCCATTGACAAAACAACTACGATGATGAGAAGCTTGTTCAGCTCAAGTGGAAGCACTCCTAGCCTGCACATATATGATTGTAACCATCATAATCACATAACTAGAAAGGAAAAGTctaaatctgttttttttggaGATGTTTGAGTAATGGTAAAGACCTGTTGGCTAGAGAGAAGACAACGAATGCGAATTCTCCTCCCTGAGAAAGAAGGAAACCAATTCTTACGCTTTCTTGGAGTGTGAGTCCAACTCTGGGACCGAGTGCGGTTATAATCAGTGTTTTGATCACAATCAGACCAGCCAAGAGTGTGAGGACATTAGGCCATTCTCTAAACAGAACCTGCAAAGAAAGTTTTCAACCACATATGAGCATGAACACTGAAACGTTTCAGCTGagaatctttatgcaaatataaCAACTTTACCTCCATGTCAATGGAAGTTCCTGTGGTTACAAAGAACAAACCAAGAAGCAAACCTCTGAATGGCCTAATATCAGCTTCTATTTGTGTCCTGAAATTAGTTTCCGCAAGAAGTGCTCCAGCAAGAAAAGCTCCAAGCTTCACAGTAAGAAAATAGAGTTTAGGACATTAGATGGCATTTAATTTGCATATTGAAGAGAAGTTAAAATCAAACCGTGTCGCTGAAACCAAGCTTTTGAGTGAGAAGTGAAGTCCCAGCAACTGTGAGAAGGCAAAGGGCCACAAAAGCTTCCGAGCTTCTGGTTTCTGCAACAACCTGAATATTGTTTTGCGCTTATTGTTAAGCAATGCACCAAATAAAACTTTGTCCTCTACGTTAAGAACGTTACCTCGAAGATTCTACGGAGAAGGAACTTTCCACCAAGGGAGAGAATGCCCAACCCACCAAGAGCCTTTGCACTTTCTTTTGCAAGCATGGGCAAGATGCTTTCCCCAACAAGATTCTTGCAAAGTTACAGAGATTAAAGATATTAAGGTGAAATGGTCTAAGTTAACACTGATATAAGGAGATAGCCAAAGGTACCTGGCTCTCCAACACCGGAAGAACAACTAGTAAAGGTACAACAGCTATATCCTGCAAGCAAGCAAGGCAAGGAGTATAGTATAGTACAGTAAGCGAAAGTGTTTGTCTAGTTCAGATGTTTGCAGCAAGATTTTTGCATAAATGTTTTTGGTGAATTTTTCCACACAAGGAGATCTTTTTCCCAAACCTAAAATTGCATAATCGGATAGAAGATATACTGGATAAGCAGAACCTGTAGAAGAAGAATCCCTAAGGTTGCTGAGCCAAATCTTGTAGGTAGCTCACCCTTCTCTGCAAGAAGCTGTTACATTTTTTACGTTGTCAATACTTTATTATGACAGAAGCCTACTCAGTCTTTGATTGGTCTTCCTAGATAGTGTCTGACTATTATTGCAACTGTGGTAATACCTGTAGAACAAAAGCTGAAGAAGACAATGATAGCGCAGCGCCAATGACAATGGCCTCATCAATACTTCTGATGTTGACCTGGAGAAAGTATAGATAATATGAGGATATAACTCTGAGACTAGAATGAAGCATCAGAGATTGGCAGTTATAACACCATGATCACATTGGGAAAAGAAGCTTCTATTAAGTTTGCAGGATTTGAATTTATGGTACAATAGGTACTAACTATATTGCCAAGAGGATATTAAGAAGACGCCAAGTGAAAGGCGTTACCAAGTCAGGCCTTGAATGAAAGAGGAATTCGAGAATTCTTGTTCCTATGGCTCCATTTGGTGGGAGCTCAAAAGCGGTGAATGCAAGCGTGCATAACAAAACCTTCAATAACAgggaaaataatcaaaataaaacagAATAAACCTAAGGTCaacattaaacaaaacaatgaTCTAACAAATTCTGATGTAGAGTCTATAAAGTTGCATACTGAAACCAATTCCTAGAGATTCTCAACTCTTGAGATGTTTTATCTGACAGAAGTGAAGTTATAGGAAGGAATATAAGCGGTTTACCTGAGATAATCCCATGCCAAAAGCAAATTTTGCAAGAGCCTTCAGACGAGCAAGTGAAAGCTCCAGACCCATCTCAAAGAGCTGCAAGAAAACAATCAGGTCAAGCCAAATCATAACTCGATGCATAAAGctaacattattattattcaaaaaaaaaactcaccagGAAAAGAATCCCCCATTCCGAAAGAACTTTAACATCTGTGAGATttctaataaaaccaaattGATTGAGCACAACACCAGCAAAGAAGAAACCAA
This genomic stretch from Brassica napus cultivar Da-Ae chromosome C9, Da-Ae, whole genome shotgun sequence harbors:
- the LOC111208063 gene encoding post-GPI attachment to proteins factor 3-like, encoding MGTTLLRFKIDDSDLKNKGGKPTVRVSNVGHALHVWLNGEYHGNGHGSHDEKSPRTVFHTRDVDITKSLDYSSAIAVLGFSLIVSILKTFDVRVEAARVMVSAPVLALVTTHVLYINFYKLYYGWNMIVCVAMGVAQLFLWARWAAVSRHPSNWKLWVAVIASGLAMLLDIYNFPLYGGYFEAHSIWHLATVPLTILWWSFIRDDAEFKTSSLLKKSKTKVK
- the LOC106415387 gene encoding K(+) efflux antiporter 3, chloroplastic, which produces MAISTMLGSISCCPSSKGYEVAKQHSGRLKQCVFTVRACVPVYCEGVLKNKLHSFGGRGLVERRAFLATSRRLYFRGRWSESSGRRVETYAGVDVASAVDVINDLGFDTLTFLMVTVIIVPAFRVLKASPILGFFFAGVVLNQFGFIRNLTDVKVLSEWGILFLLFEMGLELSLARLKALAKFAFGMGLSQVLLCTLAFTAFELPPNGAIGTRILEFLFHSRPDLVNIRSIDEAIVIGAALSLSSSAFVLQLLAEKGELPTRFGSATLGILLLQDIAVVPLLVVLPVLESQNLVGESILPMLAKESAKALGGLGILSLGGKFLLRRIFEVVAETRSSEAFVALCLLTVAGTSLLTQKLGFSDTLGAFLAGALLAETNFRTQIEADIRPFRGLLLGLFFVTTGTSIDMEVLFREWPNVLTLLAGLIVIKTLIITALGPRVGLTLQESVRIGFLLSQGGEFAFVVFSLANRLGVLPLELNKLLIIVVVLSMALTPTLNQLGRRAADFIDEKIGNEENEDEEVNFDVSESIVIIGFGQMGQVLANFLSTPLVSGVDSDLVGWPYIGFDLNPAVVKESRKQGFPILYGDGSRPSVLQSAGVSSPKAIMIMYKGKKRTTEAVERLRLAFPATKIYSRAQDLPHLLELKKAGATDAILENAETSLQLGSKMLRGFGVMSDDVSFLSRVFRDSMEIQAQDEITAAETNAAAAAASQVPPLMKPMRMKASDTADLQLVKPVQVKASDSKVDSAEVLQETDDGLSQPETDNGLVGKAEKAPE